In Juglans regia cultivar Chandler chromosome 13, Walnut 2.0, whole genome shotgun sequence, the following proteins share a genomic window:
- the LOC108982533 gene encoding glutathione S-transferase T3-like, whose translation MDSGEHGNMFFTSLLTQEPELDHIYVGQGEQHPVTLDDSPPPPQVDPPPSQRKSARGANFTPEEDKLLVSAWLNSSIDAIQGTDQKHAQLWEKVSQYFNDYKESTNERSVGSLIHRWSAIQKATNKFCAKLAQVEGLNQSGMTEQDKFDKAKVMYQSLEKTTFQFEHCWQLLKDQPKWNQRCTKDGTKRRSTMSPTYSRTSSMATNSPIDSVGGTEGENMETNDVIDLDRPIGRKAEKGKRKAQGRASEELVELSKKRYTLLEESRAQEKEFFRLKEEKMAYEREMEENKTRQEDERLRLEAEKLEIARLEREERIMLLDVSTLNEVQQVYFQQLQREILARRTASSD comes from the exons aTGGACTCAGGAGAACATGGAAATATGTTCTTCACTAGCCTCCTGACTCAGGAGCCTGAACTTGaccacatttatgttggtcaagGTGAACAACATCCAGTGACTTTGGATGACTCTCCACCCCCGCCCCAAGTAGATCCTCCCCCCTCTCAAAGAAAATCAGCCAGGGGTGCAAACTTCACCCCCGAGgaagacaagttacttgtctccgCATGGCTGAATAGTAGCATTGATGCCATCCAAGGAACGGACCAAAAACACGCCCAACTTTGGGAAAAAGTTAGTCAATACTTCAATGAttataaagaaagtacaaatGAGCGAAGTGTTGGGTCCTTAATACATCGGTGGTCTGCCATTCAAAAGGCGACGAACAAATTTTGTGCTAAACTCGCCCAAGTTGAAGGGCtgaatcaaagtggcatgactgagcaagacaag TTTGACAAAGCGAAGGTCATGTACCAATCGCTTGAGAAAACAACCTTTCagttcgagcattgttggcaGCTATTGAAAGACCAGCCGAAATGGAATCAGCGTTGCACAAAAGACGGGACAAAGCGAAGGTCGACGATGTCCCCTACATATTCGCGTACATCATCCATGGCAACTAATTCACCCATTGATTCAGTGGGTGGTACAGAGGGCGAGAATATGGAAACTAATGATGTCATCGATTTGGATAGGCCAATAGGAAGAAAAGCTGAGAAAGGAAAACGTAAGGCCCAAGGCAGAGCCTCAGAAGAGCTTGTGGAGCTCAGCAAGAAAAGATATACTCTCCTAGAGGAGTCACGTGCTCAGGAGAAAGAATTTTTCCGACTCAAGGAGGAGAAGATGGCATATGAACGAGAAATGGAGGAAAATAAAACTAGACAAGAGGATGAGAGATTGAGGTTGGAGGCGGAGAAACTGGAAATCGCCCGGTTGGAGAGAGAGGAGCGCATAATGTTGCTCGATGTGAGTACGTTAAATGAAGTTCAGCAAGTATATTTCCAGCAACTTCAAAGAGAGATATTGGCGCGACGCACTGCATCCTCAGATTAA
- the LOC118344300 gene encoding uncharacterized protein LOC118344300: protein MARSFFRKLLTYLSSDDELDAVINAEADGESSRHHGNRQPRKFIRRDHIQGHECLFRDYFSENPVYPSNLFRRRFRMSRPLFLRILNEVEVYEPYFVQRRDNAGRLGLSSMQKITAALRMLAYGVTGDFMDEYIRIGESTAMESLKKFCKTIVTIFSDEYLRSPNANDIARLLVVGEQRGFPGMLGSIDCMHWKWKNCPAAWKGMYSGHIREPTIILEAVASYDLWIWHAFFGMPGSHNDINVLERSFIFTELAQGRAPPVNYTINGNDYTMGYYLADGIYPKWSTFVKTIPSPQGNKKKNFARAQESARKDVERAFGVLQQRFAIVRGPSRLFKVNDLTNIMKTCVILHNMIIEDERDDSQGLNMEYDQLDDDIPELSRNPTNEFMNFIQRHHEIRDSSTHHHLQADLIEHHWQFHSQQ, encoded by the coding sequence ATGGCTCGTTCTTTCTTTCGCAAATtacttacatacttgtcatcTGATGATGAGCTAGATGCTGTTATTAATGCCGAGGCTGATGGAGAGTCATCGAGACATCATGGCAATCGCCAACCTCGTAAGTTTAttcggcgtgatcatattcaagggcatgagTGCCTTTTTCGTGACTATTTCTcagaaaatccagtatatcCCTCCAATCTATTTCGAAGGAGATTTCGGATGAGTCGTCCCTTATTTCTCCGTATCCTAAATGAGGTAGAGGTTTACGAGCCGTACTTCGTccagagaagagataatgccggaagacttggtttatcttctatgcaaaagataaccgCAGCACTTAGAATGCTGGCCTATGGGGTTActggagattttatggatgaatacatacgtattggagaaagcaccgcaatggagagtctcaaaaaattttgcaagacaatcgtaactattttttcagatgaatatttgcggtctccaaatgccaatgatattgctcgatTGCTTGTTGTTGGTGAACAACGGGGATTCCCAGGAATGCTAGgaagcattgattgcatgcattggaagtggaaaaattgtCCCGCTGCCTGGAAAGGTATGTACTCTGGCCACATccgtgaaccaactattattttagaagcagttgcttcatatgatctttggatatggcatgcattttttggtatgcCCGGTTCACATAACGATATTAATGTGCTAGagagatcttttattttcacggAACTTGCTCAAGGGCGTGCTCCACCagtcaattacacaatcaatggcAACGACTACACTATGGGGTACTACCTTGCCGATGGTATTTATCCTAAGTGGTCAACGTTTGTGAAGACGATTCCATCACCCcaagggaataagaagaaaaactttgccAGAGCACAAGAATCTGCAAGAAAAGATGTCGAGCGTGCCTTCGGAGTACTTCAACAACGATTTGCAATCGTTCGTGGACCTTCCCGATTATTCAAAGTCAATGacctaacaaatataatgaaaacatgtgttattctacataacATGATCATTGAGGACGAGCGTGATGATAGTCAGGGTTTGAACATGGAGTAcgatcaacttgatgatgatATTCCAGAATTGTCGCGCAATCCAACAAATGAGTTTATGAACTTCATTCAGCGCCATCATGAAATTAGGGATAGCTCGACACATCATCATCTACAAGCAGATTTAATTGAACATCACTGGCAATTTCATTCCCAACAATAG